The following are from one region of the Carnobacterium gallinarum DSM 4847 genome:
- a CDS encoding aldo/keto reductase, producing MNLTFASTTLLNNKVEMPRLGLGVFRVEDYDELVNAVKTAIAEGYRSIDTASIYGNEEAVGEGIRQGLAVTGLKREDLFITSKIWTADMGYDKVELAYQTSLTKMGLDYLDLYLIHWPVADKFISTWKKMEELYSAGKIRSIGVSNFQIHHLEELFAATEIKPVINQVEYHPKLNQKALQTFLNQHDIQMEAWSPLMNGEILTNPMILELAEKYAKSAAQIVLRWDLQNNVVTIPKSTNAERLAQNKDVFDFELTEADMLAIEALNEDRRIGPDPDNFDF from the coding sequence ATGAATTTAACATTTGCAAGTACAACGCTATTAAACAACAAAGTGGAAATGCCTCGTTTAGGATTAGGTGTTTTTCGTGTGGAAGATTATGATGAACTGGTTAATGCTGTTAAAACAGCGATTGCTGAAGGATATCGTAGTATTGATACCGCAAGTATCTATGGTAATGAAGAAGCTGTTGGAGAAGGAATTCGTCAAGGCCTAGCTGTAACAGGGCTAAAACGTGAAGATTTGTTTATCACCTCTAAAATTTGGACAGCAGATATGGGCTATGATAAGGTAGAATTAGCTTATCAAACAAGTTTAACGAAAATGGGCTTAGATTATTTAGATTTATACTTAATTCACTGGCCAGTAGCAGACAAATTTATTTCGACATGGAAAAAAATGGAAGAACTTTATTCAGCAGGTAAAATTCGTAGTATTGGTGTAAGTAATTTCCAAATTCATCATTTAGAAGAGTTATTTGCAGCAACTGAGATTAAACCAGTGATCAATCAAGTAGAATATCATCCTAAATTAAATCAAAAAGCATTACAAACTTTCTTAAATCAACATGATATTCAAATGGAAGCTTGGTCACCTTTAATGAATGGTGAGATTTTAACTAATCCAATGATTTTAGAGTTGGCTGAAAAATATGCTAAATCTGCAGCACAAATTGTGTTACGTTGGGATTTGCAAAACAATGTAGTGACGATTCCAAAATCAACAAATGCAGAACGTTTAGCACAAAATAAAGATGTTTTTGATTTTGAATTAACCGAAGCGGATATGCTAGCCATTGAAGCGTTGAATGAAGACCGTCGTATCGGTCCAGATCCAGATAACTTTGACTTTTAA
- a CDS encoding SDR family NAD(P)-dependent oxidoreductase: MEMYLTGKTALVTGSTKGIGKAIAFELAKEGVDVLINGRNEAVVLDVVRELKEQYPMTNPLPAAFDIATIDGTNQLTKAFPEVDILVNNLGIFTNSDYFKLTDEDWKHYFEVNVLSGNRLAQFYLPKMLVKDSGRIVFIASEVAVMPDEEMPQYSMSKTMQLSLSKTLAKLTKGSKVTVNTVMPGSTMTEGVVEMLENWFPDSTEDLVEKGRRFMSENRPHSLIQKFIEPEEIGRMVAFVSSPMASAFNGAAIRVDGGLVPTLY; encoded by the coding sequence ATGGAAATGTATTTAACCGGGAAGACAGCTTTAGTTACAGGTTCAACTAAAGGAATTGGGAAAGCAATTGCTTTTGAGCTTGCTAAAGAAGGTGTTGATGTCCTTATTAATGGTCGGAATGAGGCAGTTGTATTAGATGTTGTTAGAGAGCTAAAAGAGCAGTATCCTATGACAAATCCATTACCAGCAGCTTTTGATATTGCAACAATAGATGGAACGAACCAATTAACAAAAGCTTTTCCAGAAGTCGATATTTTAGTGAATAATTTAGGGATTTTTACGAATTCAGATTATTTTAAATTAACAGATGAGGATTGGAAGCATTATTTTGAAGTCAATGTATTAAGTGGCAATCGTTTAGCACAATTTTATTTGCCTAAGATGTTAGTGAAAGATTCAGGGCGAATTGTCTTTATTGCCAGTGAAGTAGCAGTGATGCCTGATGAAGAAATGCCTCAATACAGTATGTCGAAAACAATGCAGCTAAGTTTATCCAAGACATTAGCAAAATTAACAAAAGGAAGTAAAGTGACTGTAAACACGGTAATGCCGGGTTCGACAATGACTGAAGGTGTTGTAGAGATGCTAGAAAATTGGTTTCCGGATTCTACGGAAGATCTTGTTGAAAAAGGCCGCCGCTTCATGTCAGAAAATCGCCCCCACTCATTAATTCAAAAGTTTATTGAACCAGAAGAAATTGGGCGCATGGTTGCATTTGTAAGTAGCCCGATGGCGAGTGCTTTCAATGGCGCTGCTATTCGAGTAGATGGTGGATTGGTACCAACGCTTTATTAA
- a CDS encoding ATP-dependent DNA helicase yields the protein MVRKRIAVRQLVSFILRKGSIDQRFASSAHTALEGTRLHKKIQKAAGESYQAEVFLKKTLLMNGLDYTIEGRADGVIREEETMVMIDEIKTSETPFDLLDDAEKELHWGQLKCYGYLLCQAENLSEVRLQLSYFQTTTEELTKVQEVWSQEELTQFFYDLIQKYEKWLIFSSNWTKLRNQSIQELEFPYGSYRNGQRELAVAVYKTILTEQELFCEAPTGIGKTMSTLFPAVKAIGEEKAEKLFYLTAKTITRQVAEDAVAEMERKGLRLKSVTITAKDKICFLDERICNPDHCIYARGYYDRLNEAMFDLLTAEDQITRSVVEKYAVKYTICPFELSLDVSLWCDTIICDYNYLFDPNVYLRRFFTEEKNEYVFLIDEVHNLVERSKSMFSASLSRSQISRLKKTVHGEDPKLVRAVNRLDKDFVAFKKNCEGRDFLVQTEPADTFVKHIAKFTEAAKAWLPLNLQSEHQAELLAVYFDALMYLKIAELYDERYVTYIQVKGHEVTIKQLCLNPSYLLNQALKLGKAAILFSATLSPISYFSQVLGGTENPLCYQLPSPFSMENQLLLVSNYIDTRYQNREDSLEPIADSLSALISGKKGNYLFFFPSYHYLDAVYAVFSSKYPHYQTIIQASDMDEAEREAFLAEFVANPQEGLAGFCVLGGIFSEGIDLKGDRLIGVAVISVGLGQLNLEQDLVKKYYDHENGQGYQYAYQIPGMNKVLQAAGRVIRGSQDLGVVLLLDQRFDSGRYRMLFPEHWSNARLVTSKEHVVNEIQQFWNKKNLI from the coding sequence ATGGTGAGGAAAAGAATTGCGGTGCGTCAATTAGTCAGTTTTATTTTACGAAAAGGCAGTATTGACCAACGGTTTGCCAGCTCCGCTCATACAGCTCTAGAAGGAACACGATTGCATAAGAAAATCCAAAAAGCAGCAGGAGAAAGCTATCAAGCCGAAGTTTTCTTAAAAAAAACGCTGCTCATGAATGGATTGGATTATACGATTGAAGGTCGTGCCGATGGTGTGATTCGAGAAGAAGAGACAATGGTTATGATTGATGAGATTAAAACCTCTGAAACACCATTTGATTTATTAGATGATGCTGAAAAAGAATTGCATTGGGGACAGTTAAAATGTTACGGCTATTTATTGTGCCAAGCAGAAAATCTATCAGAAGTTAGACTGCAGTTAAGTTACTTTCAAACAACAACGGAAGAGTTAACAAAAGTACAAGAAGTTTGGAGTCAAGAAGAATTAACGCAATTTTTTTATGATTTAATTCAAAAGTATGAAAAATGGTTGATTTTTAGTTCCAATTGGACAAAATTGCGGAATCAATCGATTCAAGAATTGGAATTCCCATATGGAAGCTATCGGAATGGGCAAAGAGAATTAGCGGTAGCGGTATATAAGACGATTTTAACGGAGCAAGAGCTTTTTTGTGAGGCACCCACTGGAATTGGAAAAACAATGTCGACTTTATTTCCAGCAGTGAAGGCTATTGGAGAAGAAAAGGCTGAAAAACTCTTTTATCTAACGGCTAAGACTATCACTAGGCAAGTCGCTGAAGATGCAGTTGCAGAGATGGAGCGTAAAGGATTGCGTCTCAAGAGTGTCACGATTACTGCGAAGGATAAAATTTGTTTTTTAGATGAACGGATTTGTAATCCAGATCATTGTATTTATGCTCGAGGGTACTATGATCGTTTGAATGAAGCGATGTTTGATTTGCTGACAGCAGAGGACCAGATTACTCGTAGTGTTGTAGAAAAATATGCGGTTAAATATACTATTTGCCCTTTTGAACTGTCATTAGATGTGAGTTTGTGGTGTGATACGATTATATGCGACTATAATTATTTATTTGATCCGAATGTGTATTTGCGCCGTTTTTTTACAGAAGAAAAAAATGAATATGTATTTCTAATTGATGAAGTGCATAACTTAGTGGAACGCTCTAAATCAATGTTTTCTGCCAGTCTATCAAGAAGTCAAATTAGTCGGTTGAAAAAAACGGTTCATGGAGAAGATCCGAAATTAGTTCGTGCTGTCAATCGATTAGATAAGGATTTTGTAGCGTTTAAAAAGAACTGTGAAGGTCGAGATTTTCTAGTTCAAACTGAACCTGCAGATACATTTGTGAAACATATTGCCAAATTTACAGAAGCGGCAAAGGCATGGCTGCCTTTGAATTTGCAATCTGAGCATCAAGCAGAATTGTTGGCTGTTTATTTTGATGCATTAATGTATTTAAAAATTGCTGAGCTTTATGATGAACGTTATGTGACTTATATTCAAGTGAAAGGTCATGAAGTGACAATCAAACAACTTTGTTTGAATCCGTCCTATTTATTGAATCAGGCATTAAAGTTAGGCAAAGCAGCGATTTTATTTTCAGCAACCTTATCGCCAATTAGCTACTTCTCACAAGTATTGGGTGGCACAGAAAATCCATTATGCTATCAGTTGCCATCGCCATTTTCAATGGAAAATCAATTGTTATTAGTCTCAAATTATATTGATACTCGCTATCAAAATCGCGAAGATAGCCTTGAACCGATTGCAGATAGTTTGTCAGCGCTAATTAGTGGAAAAAAAGGCAACTATTTATTTTTCTTTCCATCTTATCATTATTTAGATGCGGTATATGCTGTTTTTTCTAGTAAATATCCTCACTATCAAACGATTATTCAAGCTTCAGATATGGATGAAGCAGAACGAGAAGCTTTTTTAGCTGAATTTGTAGCAAATCCTCAGGAAGGTCTGGCTGGTTTTTGTGTGTTAGGTGGGATTTTCTCAGAGGGAATTGATTTAAAGGGAGATCGTTTGATTGGTGTAGCAGTTATTAGTGTTGGTTTAGGGCAATTGAATTTAGAGCAAGATTTAGTTAAGAAATATTACGATCATGAGAATGGACAAGGCTATCAATATGCTTACCAGATTCCAGGAATGAATAAAGTTTTACAGGCAGCTGGTCGAGTGATTCGTGGCAGTCAGGATCTAGGTGTGGTGCTATTGTTGGATCAACGTTTTGATTCTGGTCGCTATCGAATGCTTTTTCCAGAACACTGGTCGAATGCTAGATTAGTAACAAGTAAAGAGCATGTTGTAAATGAAATTCAACAATTTTGGAATAAAAAAAATTTAATCTAA
- a CDS encoding class I SAM-dependent methyltransferase, with the protein MADHYYTNKPSAISKEAAWSYKLKGYEFKFVTDQGVFSKKTVDFGSRLLIETLDLTELVAGDILDVGCGYGPMGLSLAKAAPERQVEMVDVNERALGLAKQNASNNRVGNVDIHISDMYDEVKGKEFAAIVSNPPIRAGKEVVHGILTGAYHYLKDGGSLTVVIQKKQGAPSAKAKMEETFGNAEIIEKDKGYWIIQSVKEV; encoded by the coding sequence ATGGCAGATCATTATTACACAAATAAACCTTCCGCTATTTCAAAAGAAGCGGCTTGGTCTTATAAATTAAAAGGGTATGAATTTAAATTTGTGACAGATCAAGGAGTGTTTTCAAAAAAGACAGTTGATTTTGGTTCACGTTTATTAATAGAAACCCTTGATTTAACTGAATTAGTTGCTGGGGATATTTTAGATGTTGGCTGTGGGTATGGTCCGATGGGGTTATCACTAGCGAAAGCGGCGCCAGAGCGTCAAGTTGAGATGGTGGATGTAAATGAACGTGCGTTAGGCTTAGCTAAGCAAAATGCTTCTAATAATCGTGTGGGAAATGTGGATATTCATATTTCAGATATGTATGATGAAGTTAAAGGGAAAGAGTTTGCAGCGATTGTTAGTAATCCGCCGATTCGCGCTGGAAAAGAAGTGGTTCATGGCATTTTAACTGGAGCCTATCATTACTTAAAAGATGGTGGTAGCTTAACTGTTGTCATCCAGAAAAAACAAGGAGCGCCTTCAGCTAAAGCGAAAATGGAAGAAACTTTTGGCAATGCAGAAATCATTGAAAAAGATAAAGGTTATTGGATTATTCAGAGTGTTAAAGAAGTTTAA
- a CDS encoding DUF969 domain-containing protein, producing the protein MEYIKLIGILIILVGFIFKFDTIAVVLVAALATALVSGISFIDFLSLLGEAFVSNRMVTLFLLTLPMIGLSERFGLRQQAVILIEKIKGLTPGRFLTIYMFIREIAGALSIRVQGQTQFIRPIVNPMAQAAAENKYGEVSEEDQEKIKARSAATENFGNFFAQNTFVAASGVLLIASTMDSLGYKVSTISISIASIPIALIMLVLVGIYNVLFDKKMAKKYNAKNSTGAKKEKGEG; encoded by the coding sequence ATGGAGTATATTAAACTAATTGGTATTTTAATTATTTTGGTAGGTTTTATTTTTAAATTTGACACAATTGCAGTTGTGTTAGTTGCGGCATTAGCTACAGCACTTGTATCAGGTATATCATTTATAGATTTTTTATCGTTATTAGGAGAGGCATTTGTTTCAAATCGAATGGTGACGTTGTTCTTACTGACTTTACCGATGATTGGATTATCTGAGCGTTTCGGTTTACGTCAACAGGCAGTTATTTTAATTGAAAAAATTAAAGGGTTAACACCTGGACGTTTCTTAACAATATATATGTTTATTCGAGAGATTGCTGGAGCGTTATCGATTCGTGTGCAAGGACAAACGCAATTTATTCGTCCGATTGTTAATCCGATGGCACAAGCTGCTGCAGAAAATAAATATGGGGAAGTTAGCGAAGAGGATCAAGAGAAAATTAAAGCAAGATCGGCAGCTACTGAAAATTTTGGTAATTTCTTTGCACAAAATACCTTTGTTGCTGCTTCAGGAGTGTTATTAATTGCAAGTACGATGGATTCTTTAGGATACAAAGTATCTACTATCTCCATCTCGATTGCTTCAATTCCCATTGCTCTAATAATGTTAGTATTAGTTGGGATTTATAATGTACTATTTGATAAGAAAATGGCAAAAAAATATAATGCTAAAAATAGCACAGGTGCTAAAAAAGAAAAAGGAGAAGGATAA
- a CDS encoding DUF979 domain-containing protein — translation MENIAGSILEIFYILVGLLLVMTSVRVFQDQTNPVRIGTAAFWFLLGIVFAAGNYIPFIIDGILILAMGVLTLFKQVKLGKVADLSEEESEKSAARIGNKVFLPCISLAVIAVIIAQWAPFGPLSGQIGIGIAAVLSLLIAVFVTEAKPKTVFDDADRMLQQVGTTGILPQLLAALGVVFNAAGVGAVISGGISGFVPEGNRLVGVIAYCLGMVIFTMIMGNGFAAFTVITAGIGIPFVIAQGGDPIIAGALAMTAGFCGTLLTPMAANFNALPAALLEMKDTNGVIKAQAPLAIILIIIHIVLMYFWAF, via the coding sequence ATGGAAAATATTGCAGGAAGTATTTTAGAAATCTTCTATATATTAGTCGGGTTATTATTAGTCATGACTTCGGTTCGTGTCTTTCAGGATCAGACAAATCCAGTTCGTATAGGAACTGCAGCTTTTTGGTTCTTGCTTGGGATTGTTTTTGCAGCAGGGAATTATATTCCCTTTATAATAGATGGTATTTTGATTTTAGCCATGGGTGTTTTAACGTTATTTAAACAAGTGAAGTTAGGTAAAGTTGCAGATTTAAGTGAAGAAGAATCAGAAAAATCAGCAGCTAGAATTGGCAACAAGGTCTTTCTTCCATGTATTTCATTAGCTGTTATTGCAGTAATAATTGCGCAATGGGCGCCATTTGGTCCATTGTCAGGTCAAATTGGAATCGGGATTGCAGCTGTTTTATCACTGCTTATTGCTGTTTTTGTTACAGAAGCAAAACCAAAAACTGTTTTTGATGATGCAGATCGTATGCTGCAACAAGTTGGGACAACTGGGATTTTGCCACAGTTATTAGCGGCTTTAGGAGTTGTCTTTAATGCAGCAGGTGTTGGGGCAGTTATTTCTGGTGGGATTTCAGGGTTTGTACCTGAAGGAAATCGCTTAGTTGGAGTTATTGCGTATTGTTTAGGAATGGTTATCTTTACAATGATTATGGGAAATGGTTTTGCGGCTTTTACAGTAATTACAGCGGGAATTGGGATTCCTTTTGTGATTGCCCAAGGTGGAGATCCTATTATTGCGGGGGCATTAGCAATGACAGCAGGATTTTGTGGAACTTTATTAACACCAATGGCAGCTAATTTTAATGCATTGCCAGCAGCGTTATTAGAAATGAAAGATACGAATGGTGTAATTAAAGCACAAGCTCCGCTAGCGATTATTCTAATTATCATCCATATCGTATTAATGTATTTCTGGGCATTTTAG
- the pcp gene encoding pyroglutamyl-peptidase I, whose amino-acid sequence MKILVTGFDPFGGELINPALEAVKGLAPVINGAEVIQLEIPTVFGKSAEVVKKAIEEHQPDVVLNIGQAGGRFAVSPERVAINVDDARIADNEGNQPVDEDIQADGETAYFTQLPVKAMVTAIKAAGVPGSVSNTAGTFVCNHIMYQVQYLIAKEYPNIKGGFIHVPYSPEQVLDKANQPCMSLADMTKALTAAIEAIVEFDGKADLKAVGGAIH is encoded by the coding sequence ATGAAAATTCTTGTTACAGGTTTTGATCCGTTTGGTGGCGAACTTATTAATCCAGCATTAGAAGCAGTTAAAGGTTTAGCACCAGTTATTAATGGAGCTGAAGTAATTCAATTAGAAATTCCAACTGTATTTGGCAAATCCGCAGAGGTAGTCAAAAAAGCGATAGAAGAACATCAACCAGATGTTGTTTTAAATATTGGTCAAGCTGGTGGGCGTTTCGCTGTTTCGCCAGAACGTGTAGCCATTAACGTTGATGACGCACGAATTGCAGACAATGAAGGCAATCAGCCAGTAGATGAAGACATTCAAGCAGATGGTGAGACTGCCTATTTTACGCAATTGCCAGTTAAAGCAATGGTGACTGCAATCAAAGCGGCAGGAGTTCCAGGAAGTGTATCAAATACAGCTGGAACATTTGTCTGTAACCATATTATGTACCAAGTTCAATATTTAATTGCAAAAGAATACCCTAACATTAAAGGTGGATTTATCCATGTTCCGTATAGTCCAGAACAAGTATTAGATAAGGCGAATCAGCCATGTATGAGTTTAGCAGATATGACTAAGGCATTGACTGCGGCGATTGAAGCGATTGTTGAATTTGATGGTAAAGCTGATTTGAAAGCAGTTGGAGGTGCCATTCATTAA
- a CDS encoding gamma-glutamylcyclotransferase family protein, which produces MQDVHPHPLFAYGSLMKDLFNYQIYLKGKVVGTPIKARIKGELYHLTEKGYPALLSGNDWVYGEVFELKDFQTTLKKLDKLEGYSGNQASGNEYERELVKVNIYNSVTELYDGELDVYCYLYRLDNDSEFTQKSIYLPSGDWHQLAKK; this is translated from the coding sequence ATGCAAGACGTACACCCACATCCGCTATTTGCCTATGGAAGTTTAATGAAAGACTTGTTTAATTATCAAATTTATTTGAAAGGCAAGGTCGTAGGAACTCCGATAAAAGCTAGAATTAAAGGAGAACTTTATCATTTAACAGAAAAAGGGTATCCAGCGTTGCTATCAGGTAATGACTGGGTATATGGGGAAGTGTTTGAACTAAAAGATTTTCAGACTACATTGAAAAAACTTGATAAGTTAGAAGGATATTCTGGTAATCAAGCCAGTGGAAACGAGTATGAGCGTGAATTAGTCAAAGTAAATATCTATAATTCAGTAACGGAATTATATGATGGCGAGCTGGATGTTTATTGCTACTTATATCGCCTAGATAACGATTCAGAGTTTACTCAAAAAAGTATATATTTGCCAAGTGGGGATTGGCATCAATTAGCCAAAAAATAA